The Pseudanabaena sp. PCC 6802 genomic interval ATTCACCGCTGCCATCACGCCTAGATTTAGCCCACCAGATAAGATCGCCCATTGTTCCTGCGCGATTAACTTCCCTAGCTCGTAGGCATGGCACAGATCGGCTTCAGTGGCACTCGCGCCCGGGCCCATCACCCCGATCGTAATTTTAGGCATAGCATTGATTATGTTTGATGTGCTTAGTGCATAAGGGTTTTAGAAGCTATTAGCTGTTAGCTAAATAGCTACTCAACTGCGTATTTATGACTATTAGGATGCTAGTATGTTAAAGAATAGCAATATTAGTTAACAAAAGATTAATTATGCCACGCTCTGCTTTTACCAAAAACGAACAAGGAATCATGAACAACTGGGCGATCGAGCCTAAGATGTATGTCGATCAGGGAGAAGAGCGGTTTGGCCTGACCGAATATGCGGAAGTAGTTAACGGTCGCCTAGCAATGGTAGGCATAGTTGGCTTGATTGTATTGGAATTTATTACAGGCAAAGGTTTTTTAGCTCTGCTCGGTTTCTAAATTTGGCAGTGGCACTGATGCCATGGAAATCTTCTTAGATGTTTTGGTGCTGCTCTGAGTTTCGAGACTAGAATAGTTGAGATCGCCTTAAGGTATAGATCTGCAAACTTTTCTAGGGGGCTGCAACGCCAAGCACGAACATGAGCGACCAAATTCAAGACCGACCGATTAGCCGCGTGGGTAGATCGCCCTGGCGCAATTTATCGCTAGTTGCCACTGGTGGGTTTATTGCCGTTCTGACATTTTCTCTAGTCGGTCTGTGGCGCGTGGGCGATCGCTTTTTTGCCGAGATGGCATCGATGTTTAGCTTCAAAATATCCTCGGCGGAAGTAGATTTGCGCCCGATCGTAATCCAGCAAATACGCGGGGCTAGCGAGCTAACCACGTCGATCTTCGTGATGGAAACAGTG includes:
- a CDS encoding chlorophyll a/b-binding protein — its product is MPRSAFTKNEQGIMNNWAIEPKMYVDQGEERFGLTEYAEVVNGRLAMVGIVGLIVLEFITGKGFLALLGF